GTCTCGACGTCGGAGTCCTTGAAGCCGAACAGCCAGGTCAGGACGAAGGCGACGCCGGCGGCCACCGCGGAGGCGATCCAGAATCCCCAGAAGCTGAAGTCCAGGCCTTCTGGGTTGACAAAGCTGGTGAATCCGATGAGCGATCCGGTAAAGCCCCACATGTTGACCTTGAACAGGCCGGTGAGCAGGCCGCCACAGGCGCCGCCGATGGAGGCCATGATGAAGGTCCGCCCGTATTTCAGGTTGACGCCGTACATGGCCGGCTCGGTGATGCCACAGAAGGCGGCGATGGCCGCGGAGCCGGAGAGCTCCTTGACCTTGAGCAGCCGGGACTTGAAGAACACGGCCAGGACCGCCCCGCCCTGGGCGACCATGGTCGCGGAGATGATGGCGTTGAGCGGGGAGTTGCCGTTGAGCGCGATGTCTTGGGCCACCAGGGGGATGACGGCCCAGTGCAGGCCGAAGATGACCAGGGACTGGTAGAACCCGCCGATGAACAGCCCGGAGATGGTCGGGGAGAGGTCATAGAGCGCCTGGATGCCGTTGGCAATGCCGGTGGAGATGAACATGACCACGGGGCCCAGGAGCAGCAGGATTGCCAGGGAGACCACCACGACCTCCACCAGGGGCAGGAAGATCATGCGCACGGTGGTTGGGATGAAGCGCTTGAGCTGGGGTTCGAGGATGGAGGCCAGCCAGGCGGCGACGATGATGGGGAAGATGGAGTAAGAGTACTGGGCTACGTGGAAGGGCAGCCCGAAGAAGTCCGCGTTGAGGGGCATACCCAGCAGGCTGGAGGAGGCATCGCCTTCCGCCAGTTTGATGATGGCGGGGTAGGTGATCACACCGCCGATGATGGCCACGATGATGGGGTCCGCGCCGAGCCTGCGTGCGGCGGTAAAGCCGACGAAGATGGGCAGGAAGTAGAACACGGCGTCACTCATCGCGTCGATGAGGATGAAGGTGGATGACGTCTTGGTGATGACGTCAAAGTTCAGCAGCAGGGACAGGATTCCCTTGATAATGCCGGAGGCGGCCAGCAGTCCAATGACCGGAATCATGGACCCGGTGATCACACCGATGAGGGAGGCAAAGCCATGCTTGACCCATCCCCAGGTGGTCGTGGGCTTGTCGACGTCCCCCGCCAGCGCAGGGGCATCATCGGCACCGCCGAGCTGCGCAGCCAGGGTGTCATAGAGGTCCTCCACACCGGGGCCGATGACCACTTGATATTGCCCGCCGGCGCGGATGATCTCGATGACCCCGTCGAGACCCTGCAGATACTCAG
Above is a genomic segment from Corynebacterium uberis containing:
- a CDS encoding glucose PTS transporter subunit IIA, whose protein sequence is MATQSLVAPVSGTVIDLADVPDPTFAKGALGQGFGIADPTDTTVVSPVTGTVTMVARTSHAIGLHTEDGLDVLVHLGIDTVELQGRPFALSVVKGDQVQAGDAIATWDTELVAQEGKSTCTIVAVTNSATTCERIDAHVGTVSAGDPAATIVRSGEDEPEQQQPQDEQPAAAVAPLSQDQLAAAIIDGVGGAENIRNHTHCITRLRFNLKDESQARTEYLQGLDGVIEIIRAGGQYQVVIGPGVEDLYDTLAAQLGGADDAPALAGDVDKPTTTWGWVKHGFASLIGVITGSMIPVIGLLAASGIIKGILSLLLNFDVITKTSSTFILIDAMSDAVFYFLPIFVGFTAARRLGADPIIVAIIGGVITYPAIIKLAEGDASSSLLGMPLNADFFGLPFHVAQYSYSIFPIIVAAWLASILEPQLKRFIPTTVRMIFLPLVEVVVVSLAILLLLGPVVMFISTGIANGIQALYDLSPTISGLFIGGFYQSLVIFGLHWAVIPLVAQDIALNGNSPLNAIISATMVAQGGAVLAVFFKSRLLKVKELSGSAAIAAFCGITEPAMYGVNLKYGRTFIMASIGGACGGLLTGLFKVNMWGFTGSLIGFTSFVNPEGLDFSFWGFWIASAVAAGVAFVLTWLFGFKDSDVETGREVKKVRLGRRDPVQK